A region of Rhizobium grahamii DNA encodes the following proteins:
- a CDS encoding glycosyltransferase family 2 protein — MRLCRLGYRCGVIDCPTYEDAPTTAKVWLNQRTRWFKGWLQTWLVMMRSPLVLLKEMGRGHSPFSSC, encoded by the coding sequence ATGCGGCTCTGCCGGCTCGGATACCGCTGCGGCGTCATCGACTGCCCGACGTATGAAGACGCGCCGACGACGGCGAAGGTCTGGCTGAACCAGCGGACCCGCTGGTTCAAGGGCTGGCTGCAGACCTGGCTTGTCATGATGCGTTCGCCGCTCGTGCTCCTGAAGGAGATGGGACGCGGGCATTCACCGTTTTCCAGTTGCTGA
- a CDS encoding glycosyltransferase has protein sequence MIADSKTLDTQLIDARMVRLNHVSGAVLAIVPEISKLDEIAAFMRDRPTLSERTVITTPSALRQAVWRCGAERRVKESARHLFDTRAGFSARIVLSGKQGFLAGLGLCAAAAAFASGVATGLIVHLTVSMIYMGAILLRALALGHTRKSAAIPQTTDRLPVYTVLVALYKEAEVAGQLVAALKRLNWPASKLDIKLICEADDHPTIAALRAEELGPQFEIVEVPAMQPRTKPKALNYALAAVRGEFLVIYDAEDRPHPDQLRAAHAEFVASPLTSSACRRRL, from the coding sequence TTGATCGCCGACAGCAAGACGCTGGACACGCAGCTGATCGATGCGCGCATGGTCAGGCTCAACCATGTCAGCGGCGCCGTTCTGGCAATCGTGCCCGAGATCTCGAAACTCGACGAGATCGCCGCATTCATGCGCGACCGCCCGACGCTCTCGGAGCGAACCGTCATCACGACACCCTCGGCACTGCGGCAGGCCGTCTGGCGCTGCGGCGCCGAGCGTCGCGTCAAGGAGAGCGCCCGACACCTGTTCGATACACGAGCCGGGTTCAGCGCGCGGATCGTGCTTTCAGGCAAGCAGGGTTTTCTGGCAGGGCTCGGCCTCTGTGCCGCAGCCGCCGCCTTTGCGTCCGGTGTAGCGACCGGGCTCATCGTGCACTTGACCGTCTCAATGATCTACATGGGGGCAATTCTGCTGCGTGCGCTCGCTCTTGGCCATACGCGCAAATCGGCAGCCATACCGCAGACAACCGACCGACTGCCGGTCTATACGGTGCTCGTTGCCCTCTACAAGGAGGCCGAAGTCGCCGGCCAGCTTGTGGCGGCTCTCAAACGGCTGAACTGGCCGGCCTCAAAGCTCGACATCAAGCTCATCTGCGAAGCCGACGATCACCCGACCATTGCCGCCCTGCGGGCCGAGGAGCTCGGACCGCAATTCGAAATCGTCGAGGTGCCGGCGATGCAGCCGCGCACCAAGCCCAAGGCGCTCAACTATGCTCTGGCCGCCGTGCGCGGCGAGTTTCTCGTCATCTACGACGCGGAAGATAGACCGCATCCGGATCAGTTGCGCGCCGCACACGCCGAGTTCGTGGCAAGTCCGCTGACGTCGTCTGCCTGCAGGCGCCGCTTGTGA